The DNA segment TTTCACACTCTTCATCGATGATGTCCGACGTGCAAAATCCGTTGAGCGTTTGGACCAGTCGGTCTCCGTAGGCTGCCGTGCAGGTGGTGTTCCACTGGCCGTCCTTGTTGCGAACCTTCTCGATGAATTCATCGTTGTTGACGATCCATCCACGCCCGGGGATGTTCTTTCCATCGATGATGCCAGCGGTATGCCAGAGTGCCGAGTCCTTGCCGTTGTTCGCGATTTCGTTTTGGAATCCACGCAACACCCACGGGGCGCTGGTTTCCTCAGCACGGAAGTACAACGCACTGTTGCCGCCTTGCATCCGATACGTGACGCGAGCGATGAAGTTGTCGTAATTGTCATTGGAAATGACCAGACCGTCTTTTCCCTGGTTTTTGGAGTGCACACCGTGCAGAACGCCCTCTTCCGTGAACGACCATTCTTCCGGGAGCACAAACTTGGCGTCTTCGAGTTGATAGCCGTCGTCGCCTTTAACGAAGAAGGATTTCCACTTGCTTTCGCCCAAATCCTGGATGCGAATGTTCTTCCAAGCCACGGAACCGGATTTGCCAGCGTGAATCTGCAGGCCCAAAAAACCCTTCATGGAAAAACTGTCGAATAGATCAACGACCAAATTGCCGTTCAACCAAGTCTTGATGGACGGGCCGACGCATTGGATTTCCAAGTCATTCCATTCCCCTTCGCGGCAACTGGCCTGGGCCGCGTCAAGTCGTTCCTGCGGGGTGTAGGCATCCAACCAAATGATGCCGTGTTTGTGCCCGCGACGGCCTTCGTCGTAGATCCGGCCGGTCATGTCGCCGCCCGGTCGCATCTCGGATTGATAGCCAAAGACTCGTTCACGATCGCCTTCCTGCCGAGCAGCCGAACGAAACTGAACGCCCGAGTTGCCCGCTTCCAGGAACTTGTACTGCAGCTTCAAAACAAAGTCACCAAATTCCTGCTCCGAACACATGAACGTGTTGCCTGGGGTGTTGGGCACGCACTCGCCAACGATCGCTCCGTCTTCGACGTGGTATTTCGCGGAACCGCCGCGTTTCACCCAGCCACTCAGGTCTTTGCCGTTGAACAGGGAAACAAAACCCTCCTCAACGTCTGCCGCTGAGGCTGTCAGGGCGATCGATGTCCAAAGTCCAGCCAGGATGGCGACGGCAACGTGCTTTCTCATGGTTGTCATTCTTGAGTTTCTCTTGTTTGTCGGAAGGTGATTCGACGTGGCGGGACCGCAAAAGTCGCGGCGGCAGGCATTCTACACAAGGATCGCTTCGCAAACTGCCATCCACGGAAACCTGTTTCAAAGTTGCCACCAGTCGGTGCAAGCGAGCAGAAGTCATCGGGTGAAACGCCAGCCCCCGACTGCAAAAGCGCAACTTCAAAACTCACGCGTCGGGTCTCCATGATCACGCAAGTCCACAACTTCGCGTCGATCCCCAACTCAACACGTCATCACGCCTCGCAAATCCCCCAGCTTCTGTGCGTTAGCGATTTCGCATGTGGGACGTGCTGGATGGTTGGTGCAAGCGAGCGAAAAGCGACTCTTCTTCATCGAATGTTCGCCTGAGACGCTCCCTCAATTTCACATTGCTTTGCCACACTCCCGCCGCAAGAGACAAGGAAGTTGTTTTTTGTTCACGGTGTGTCCCGAACGGGAACGTGCGAATGAAATTGATCATGCCTTGTTTCTCGCGAATCCAAATCGGACCGCTTGGTTTGGAATGACTCTTTCTTTCGCAGTTCTGAAAAATGGCTCGGCGGATGCCTGCCAAAATACCCTCCCAAGATGGAAATGAGACGATGAAACAGCCAACACGAATGGCGTTTACCCTGGTTGAGTTGCTGGTGGTGATCGCCATCATCGGCGTTCTGGTCGGATTGCTGCTGCCTGCCGTGCAATCGGCACGCGAAGCCGCCCGACGCATGCAGTGCCAAAACAACCTGAAACAAATCGGGTTGGCTTTGCACAACTACGAATCCACCTTCAAAATGCTGCCCCCAGCCGGCCTCACCTATGTGGATGATTCAGGCTACGGCGGCACGAAGGACGACGACGGCTACGGATTCCTTTGCTTCCTGCTTCCATACATCGAGCAGAGTGCGTTGTACGAGCAAGTCGATCCCTCGGGATACTGGGAAATGGACGACGGAATCACTGGACGTCCACTGGAAAGCCTGATTCGAGAAATCGACGGCGGATCGCCAACAGAACGAATTCAACGTCGTTGGGCAGCAGCCACGACACCGGTCGGCACCTACCTTTGCCCTTCCTCCGCGATGCCAAAGAACGCACCTCTGAAGTGGAGCATCTACGGATCAGGAGACTTTGGCGTCGGTGCACTCGACGTGAATTCCATGTTCAATGCCAATCAGACGACCGGATTGGCGACGACCAGCTACAAAGGATGTGCGGGCAATCACTTGGGAGACAACGGCATGTTTGTCAAACGTGCCGAAGGCGAACCGCGTCTGTTCCGGGACGTGATCGATGGACTGTCGAATACCATCGCAGTGGGCGAGTCGACCTATGTGCGAGCGTCCGGTATCAGCAAGCCAGCCGTGGTTGGCGAAAGCCCCAGTTCGCTGGAGGACTGGCCGGTTTGGATTGGGATGCCGCGAACGGATGAATCAACACGCTTCACCGCTCGCACCTCTTCTCCAATCAATGCATTCGCCTCAGTCGGGAAGATGTACAACGCGATCGACGACGATTGTGCCTTCAGCTTTCACCAGGGCGGTGCCCAGTTCAACTTCGCGGATGGTTCGGTGCGTTTCATCACGGAGAGCATCTCGATGGAAACCTACCAAGCTCTGGCTGGCATGAACGACGGTGCAATCGTCGGAGAGTTCTAAGCAGATACGCAGGTGTCATCGGGTATGTGAGCCGTTGGCGTTAGCCACGGTTTTCACTCGCAACCGGGGCTAACGCCCAAACGGCTCACATGGTTGTGCCCGATCATTCCAGCCGACCTGCTTAGAGCTCTGATGCGGCTCCTTTCCGCTTCATGAAATCTCGGTAGCTCTCTCCCCGACACGCGTGCGGGGAGGGAGTTCCATCATTGGTCGTCGAACGACCAATCCACACGAATTTTTCGACCGAACTTTTTATCCAACCGTCCAGATATTCCAATGAACCTTTCCGACTATTCAAAAATGAATTCACCAAGAACGTTGTTTGTCGTTCTCTGCTTTGCGACTGCACTCGTGACCGGTTGCAGTGACGATGAATTCGCTGTTGCTCCCGTGAATGGAGTCGTGAAATGCAATGGCGAGATTGTGGGTGGAGGTGTTGTCTACTTCCAACCCAAACAAGTCGGAGACTCAGCTGTTGTCGGCAAGATTGGGCTCGGGGTGATTGACTCGCAAGGTCAATTCACGGTCTCAACGTATGGCACGGGTGACGGTGCAGTCGT comes from the Rhodopirellula islandica genome and includes:
- a CDS encoding DUF1559 domain-containing protein, translated to MKQPTRMAFTLVELLVVIAIIGVLVGLLLPAVQSAREAARRMQCQNNLKQIGLALHNYESTFKMLPPAGLTYVDDSGYGGTKDDDGYGFLCFLLPYIEQSALYEQVDPSGYWEMDDGITGRPLESLIREIDGGSPTERIQRRWAAATTPVGTYLCPSSAMPKNAPLKWSIYGSGDFGVGALDVNSMFNANQTTGLATTSYKGCAGNHLGDNGMFVKRAEGEPRLFRDVIDGLSNTIAVGESTYVRASGISKPAVVGESPSSLEDWPVWIGMPRTDESTRFTARTSSPINAFASVGKMYNAIDDDCAFSFHQGGAQFNFADGSVRFITESISMETYQALAGMNDGAIVGEF
- a CDS encoding 3-keto-disaccharide hydrolase codes for the protein MRKHVAVAILAGLWTSIALTASAADVEEGFVSLFNGKDLSGWVKRGGSAKYHVEDGAIVGECVPNTPGNTFMCSEQEFGDFVLKLQYKFLEAGNSGVQFRSAARQEGDRERVFGYQSEMRPGGDMTGRIYDEGRRGHKHGIIWLDAYTPQERLDAAQASCREGEWNDLEIQCVGPSIKTWLNGNLVVDLFDSFSMKGFLGLQIHAGKSGSVAWKNIRIQDLGESKWKSFFVKGDDGYQLEDAKFVLPEEWSFTEEGVLHGVHSKNQGKDGLVISNDNYDNFIARVTYRMQGGNSALYFRAEETSAPWVLRGFQNEIANNGKDSALWHTAGIIDGKNIPGRGWIVNNDEFIEKVRNKDGQWNTTCTAAYGDRLVQTLNGFCTSDIIDEECEKTGKLGLQMHGGTDCEMFFKDFEVMPITAKMQKLIERE